Sequence from the Helianthus annuus cultivar XRQ/B chromosome 13, HanXRQr2.0-SUNRISE, whole genome shotgun sequence genome:
gaatctttggttgtgcggtatatgtaCCGATACCGCCACCACAACGTAATACAATGGACCCCAAAGAAGACTGGGTATCTATATAGGTTTTAACTCCCCgtccataattaaatatttagaaccaaTGACAGGCATATGAAATaatgttcccagtcttagggggagataaggacaaagaaagactggtaacacaagaaataacgtggaatgcatcatcgctatcaaatctcgacccccgaagtggtcaatgtgaatatgaagtccaaaagatcatacatttgcaaagaatagcgaatgaattaccagatgcattcacagACATGAATAAagtgacaaagtcacatgtaccagcatcaaatgcacctgctcgaattgaagtaatcccagaagcgattactatacaacgaaagcgtgggagaccaatcggttccaaagacaaaaacccacggaaacgaaaagagcaaagtaatgcagttggtgaaaactcacaaaaaatTATAAGTGAAACCCCGGTAGAGGTAAATGTCCCAGAAGAGACAACTATGaatccagaggaaaatgaagtttcagaagaaacaccggtaccgaacgaaaatgagatctctattaattatgtacaagatagtacaatgtcgaaccggaataaaacacgtgttgatgatatattcgcatatgctatagcaacggatgtaatcaatgaaaatgattacgtacctaaaaatttagaagagtgcatgcacagaaatgattggccaagatggcaagaagccataaaTGCCGAATTAAATTTGCTTGAAAAGCGACATGTTTTCGGACCTGTAGTCCGAACGCCCATAGACGttaaaccagtaggttataaatagatgtttgcaataaagagaaatgaaaagaatgagattgtgcgatataaggctcgacttgtagcacaagggttttcctaaatcccaggagttgattttgaggaaacgtattcccctgtagtggatgcgataacccttaggttcctaatcggcctcacaatctctgtaggacttcatatgagactaatggatgtcgtcacagcatacttatacgggacacttgaaaatgacatctacatgaaaatccctaaaAGATTAAAATTGCCtaaagcattaaaatcaacacctcgagatatgtgttctataaagctccagagatctttatatggtctcaaacaatctggtcgtatgtggtacaatcgacttagtgaatatctcgaaaagGAAGGATAtaagtctgatgtaatcagtccatgtgtctttataaaaagatcactctcaaatttcactataatagcagtttatgttgatgatatcaacatcatcggatctcctgaagagatagagaaagctgctcagttgttaaagaaggaatttgaaatgaaagatcttggtatgGCAAAGTTATGTATCGGACTACAATTTGAGTATCTGTGCAATGGCACATTTGTCCATCaatcaaactacatccagaagatgttagtaCGTTTCAATATGGATAAAGCACATCCGTTTAGCATACCTATGGTTGTCTGACCGCtagatccacacaaggatccttatcgccctcaagaagaaggcgaagaagtacttggtccagaagtaacgtacttaagcgcgatcggtgcccttatgtatctcgcaaataaaacaagacctgacattgcatttgcagtacatgtactagtgagatacagttcgaatccAACACGTAGACACTGGAATGGCATAAAACATATATTCTGGTATATTTGCGggacacaagacttaggtcttttctatCAGAGAGATCAAAAATCCCAGCTTGTTAGGTATGCTGATGCCGGATATCTATCAGATCCTCATAAAGCAAAATCTCAGACAGGTTACGTATTCACATACGGTGGCacaacaatttcttggaagttaactaagcaaacacttacagcaACATTATCAAACCATGTTGAATTGATAGCACTATATGATGCTGGCCGAGAATGcgtgtggttgagatcaatgattaatcacatacaagaagcatgcggattagaacagatcaagaaggagccgataattatttatgaagacaatgatGCTTGCCTAGCTCAGATCAGAGAAGGTTATatcaagggtgatcgaacaaagcacatctcaccaaattttttctcaacatatgacttgcaAAAGGAAGGGGAAATTGATGTTTGCCATATTAAGTCAAGTGAAAATCTAGCTGACCTGTTCACGAAATCTTTACCTAGAAGCAGTTTCAATCAGCTATCACACAAGATCGGTCTTcgtagattgaaagatgtttgttgaattcagggggagaattatacacgctgtactctttttcccttaactaagttttgtcccactgggttttcttagtaaggtttttaatgaggcagcatagctgatccagtagtatcagtttatttGTTCAGGTCCTGAAGTACCTATTTAACATCATCCTGAAGTACGTTGTTAAACTGTGTATAATTCTAAATGTCTGAGGAGGagtgttataaaccagacatttagacccaacccattacttatgggctttagggtttatagCTGTGTTcatctatatattgtaatgttaAATAATGAGAATTTAGTTTTTTCTCTTTTCTCTTTGGTTTTTATCacctttttaatttttaactTCACAAATTAATAGTAATTCAAATACTGTAACGCCTTGATCTTCCATTTTCAATAGAGCCGTTATACATCTCCCCCTGACCATTCTCCTTTAAAACCacccaaaaacacaaaaaaaattaaatcatcatttcttaatatGGATGCTAAAGTATTTGCATATCTTTTATTACTTCTTTCAGGTATAGTAAACTTCTCTCtctatgtgtgtgtatatatctGTATTAAATAATAATCACACTTAAATTGATTTACCTTATTGGGCTTTTTGCAGTTGGGACTTCGAGGGCAGTTCAGGGTAAGGTATGGCATAATCTTCCTTCATTTACTCAAAAGAATGTTTGTCCTTAAAAGGGAGAAAATGGCTAAATTTTCGGCTATTCTTGTTGTAGAAAACATGGTGTGTTGCAAAGCCATCATCGAGTCAATCGGAACTGTTAGATATTGTAAATTTCACGTGCTCGCAAATTGATTGTAGGATCTTGGAGAAAGGTGGTGCATGCTTTTTGCCTGATAACCTAATTAACCATGCATCCATAGCTATGAACATTTATTATCAGTGCAAGGGAAGAAACCCATGGAATTGTCATTTTGGTAACTCTGGTCTCATCACTCTCACTGACCCAAGTAAGTGATCATCAAATTATTTAAAAATCTTGTACCAATTAACCAATTAAAATAGATTTGAATGCAAAATCTATTTTTTATTGGTATATCAGTCAACTCATTAAAGAATTTAAACAAAAgttttgttttcttttgtttAAGAAACCCATTAAAGTTAACCAAAATTTAGTTTTTGATTGCCAATTTAATCAACCCATTAAAGAGTTCAACCAAAGATTAGTTTTTAATTAGAAATTGAAAGAACCCTTTTGAGATTTGAAGCTAAagctaaaaaaaaataaaaataaaaagaacttGATGAATTCGAAGCTAAGTTTATATTTTTATCCAGTTTTATACTAATTTACAGGTTATGGAGGTTGCCCATATGCGTAAATGACTAGGAAGAAGAAGATGTTGTAGCATGAGAACCTGTTAAGACCAAAGTTAATTGTTATGTAGGTTCATATAATTCAAGATAGTTCAATAATAAAGCATTATTTTTATTACCtgatcattttctttttaaactTTTGCATATAATGGTTTTGTTTTGTAGTTAAAAACTATTTTCAAGATTCTTTATTGAAAGTGATTAGGATGTTTGGGATGGTTATGGGTTTATTTTGCTCATCTTTAAATGGAACACACATATGCTTTGTATCCAGGGGCGGGCGAGCTACATAAAAGGGTACGGGTTCGGCGGAACCCGTAGCATAAAAACTTATAGTGTTATATACATATGTGTAGTTTGACTTCGCCTCCGTAGAAATTTCAACATTGAACCCATAGAAAAAGCCGAAACTTACTAATAGACATCCTGTCGTCCgtcccttgaaaattttcgaacCTGTAGGAAAAGAATCTTGGCTACGCCCCTGTTTGTATCCAACTCGTTTATCATCCTTAATCAATTTAATGCTAGTTTAAACATGACCCTCGATCTTGTTCTTCGGTTACCCCTGCTAGTGCATCAATCTATACAACTCTACCTAGGCGATGCTTGATTATGGCACTAActggttgatgatgatgaaacaaTAACAAACTCTATACTCTACCGAATGTCTATATCATAGAAGGTTTCAATAAACAATAACAAAATtcataaaaaatataaatgtTTATAGTTTTGAAACAACAAAGAGATAATAATTTGACTTCAATTCCCCAAAGAGACAAAGACTAAATTTGAATTTTCAAATTAACCGAAATTTAGGGGGGAAGATAAATAACTTATCTTTGAAGTAGAAATATATCAGTGTCACTTTCGGTACAAGGAAGAGAAGAGTTTACGAACAAAATGATAGTCAATGTCAATATGCTTAGCTCGCTAATGACAGATCAGATCTAGATCTAGACTGAGAAAGATCGTAGTAAGGCTGTCACATTACGATGTTGTGACAACTGGCATTTTTCGGGTAATTTCCATACAATGTGAACAGTGTTTAATATTTTATGGTTGTGTGTTTTGAACATCtgaaatgcatgatttcatgGCATACATTTAAAGAACTCACAAAAAACCATTTCATGATGCATGATATTTATTTTTGTTGGTCGCGACTTGAAACAGTTTAGACAGTGCACAGAACTAACTAGCACACTTATTAGATAAACTAGTAGTGCTGACAGGGTTCAGTACTCAGATAAACAACATATTTAGGACACAGATTGAGTCCTAGAGCCAATGTTATACTAAACCTCATGTGAGGAAGTAAGGGATTACGTTAATGCTTTCCGAGAGACAAGCAAACACTAAAAACTGCCCGAAACTAGCCAAAACAAcataattcagcaaaattcagcatttccTAGCTTATGTAATAGTCACAAATGATGCCAAAATGCCCAGAATGACTTAAAAAGTGGCAGAAACATTACGACGACATAATAACATATTACGCCATACAAGTTACCAATATTGATCCCTTAAGTGATCCAATAACTAAACAAACACCCGGACACATCTAGAAGCATCATATTAACTAGTTACCATAATCTAGAAATGTTAAGCTAGTGTAATACACCATACATCAAGAAATATATCAAGAACCCCTATACATATAACTTCCTTAACAAAATGATACTTACCTTCATCATTTTAACACTTAACAATATTTAAAcaaacaacccccccccccccatatgaACCGTCCCTATAGGACCCACCCCACCCTAACTATGTTGACTAATGACATAGTAGTCAAAGATGCTCTTGAATGATCCTAAGGTTAAAGACATGGAGTGAAGGTAATAACCAATATGTGAAGATCCTTATCTACATCAAAATCCCCTCACTTGCAACATAACAAAAAATCACAACACTCAGTCTTCCCCTCTCCCTCACTCTCAGCCGaagctaccccccccccccaatcatcatcattcaattAATTTCAACCCATTCCAAGCTTAATATAAGGTGAATCAAGCATAATCAAGAAGGTGTCAAGGCTTGGAAGTGGAAGGACCACTCTTTGGAGCTATTAACCACCATCTTTTCTTCATCTTTATCATCTTGTTTCTActctagccttgtgctagtagtaagttccttgTGAACCCATTTTCCAACTTGTCTTAGTAGATATAACTTATGTGTAACTCAACATCTTAAAGAATCTTACAAAACCAAGATGATAAACACATGAACCAAACTAAAAATCAGAAGAAAACAACTTGTTTATGATGTGTTATgaagttgtttgttgattgtttgtgtgtATGATGATGATCACCACATAAAGACTTgttagatgatgattaaacacatgatctaaaAAGTATGTGTAAGGATCTTGAAAGACCTATGTTGAACATATTGTATGTGAAGGATGAACTTGAAAAATAAGCATGTTTTAAGTGTAGAAATTGATTCTTACGAAGTACGGTTCTTGAAAAATGAAAGATTTGAAAGTTTAAGTTCTAAAGTGTAGAGATTACTACATGTTGAGCATGGTTTTTGTTACTTGAAAATAAATAAACTTGTTACATATGTGAAAATGAACTTGTTGAAGTATTTAGAACATGAGATGTTGAAGTAAATGAATTTTTGCAAAAATGGATTACAAGTTGTAAAGTGTGAATTTTTATAAGTTAGTTCATATTAAAGAACAAACCATGTTTTTAAACTTCAAAGAACATGTTAAGCACATTGTTAAAAGACTGCAagtttttacaaactttcaagttcacaACTTCATGAAAAATGCATTTTTATGCATATGTTAGGTTTGTAAAATTGTGGTGGATGATTGTTGGTGCATAAATGTCGGTTAAcattgtcttgtatcgagtcatgtgtctagataggttaaaccAGTGCTCAGCAGGTCGGAAAATAGGTTTTGTAAGTTTAagggtaatttcgcatgaaatgacatttatgtcatttcatacgaaattagggatttcacacgaaattaagTGATTTCGCATGGAATATAATTTCGCTTggtaatttcgtgcaaaattacCTGCCCTATATATACCCAACCTGctgattcatttgtaacggtctTGATTTCAGAGCCAAGGTGCTGCCAGTTTGTCAAACGATCAGGATTGCTTTGAAATCATTAATAAAAGGATAATTAAGGAGAATCAAGCTATTACACGTCTATATCACTGATTCTGCTTTTGATATGGATCTTAAACTCTTTTGATTGACTCGTTCAGGTCACAcgacggtccaacaagtggtatcagagctcaggaagaaaagtttataccaattcagcttgttttcatcacttctactcattcttttcaaaattaaacgagATTTAACGaacaaaatggattgaatttcacatatatcatgtaaaacactgttttaatgaatccttgaaagaattggaccaaAATTCGAACAAAAACcggatcaatttgacaaaaaggTGGCCgaaatgatgatgtcatcataatttcgctcgaaattgtTAGCTGTAATTTCGCATAAAATTACATTTTGTGGCTAATttcgtgtgacacctgtgtcacttcaaccatcaaacaaatgccaaaccaaggaaatattgtatttcatacttgggatttgtataaatatgtgtatgctttgcacatatcaattcttgttcaatttcatactctacaacgctttctggagaattatacgcaaactggtgcataaacgtactcagtttaatgcgacaaatactccgggagaccatcatacacttaacataccttaaataacctttacataacttagaaataagttttgaaggctttggcatggcaaaaacaagttaattcgcttacagggactaaacttgacaaactgcgaaagtatgccaatttgaactgtaacgaacattccggaacatgtccataagttaaacataccatatatatcctttacgtagcttagaaataggctttgaggggtttaatatgctaaaacaaacttttggatcattcagggactaaaagtgtcaaaaagtgcataagtttgcactttcgcgcataactcacgttctgaatacatccggacatccaaaaatttatgtaagcatcctaatattatgccttagtgtttggcatgagaaaaatccattcgtcgcgtcatttggatcgtctttcacgcttatgcgcattccgtcgtaattaagcgaacatcgcgatcgtacggccaaacgaaccgacatccgacatatttttgggcatgtttcatgtccacaatgtttaggcatcattttagggccttaaagatgactttacaggtcttagaagggctggaaatagcttaaacacgcaacagggaccaaaagtgtaaattctgcaagtggtgcagatcagaggggccaggcggcccgcgtaaagattgcccaaaacatgaggcgggccgcgtgaacatgtctgacagaagattttgcatttaatgcagaatctggcctttcgttcgatcaaggggcgatgccttttcacccaacgaagagccaagggtcaagttcactgaacttatccacttggacacatgtacgcacgagatcaaggcacgatattcgataaaacgatcctaacggttccgcttttcctataaataccccccccctttagtgtaaaattcacaaaatcagatcttagagctctaagttgaaaccattgtttcatacctgagctatttggtcttgattagcactcggggaccctccgtaagtcttctttcgctcttttattcgcttttcgagtccgaaagtcaacgttttgttgactttctgcattgaccagcttttggtcaatgtgaagttcatggaacttcataacgtgagcgtgatcacgatggttatggtccatagtgaccatacctactgattaccacgttatctaggctcagtgacgagtcgtagtatcggccaaaatgcgcattcttgcgtattttgtaaccaaactactcgtgggcatcaaagccgtttgttttgatgccaaacctgtttctaaacttagttaagcatgttctaacatgcttagctcgtcacttttagtttagtgcttatatagggtcgtaaggtaagcgatttaaaccatcgcttatactttcgaacccgacccatttggtcggtcattaggacccgaccaaacacattaggtgaccatagctataaccttccgaggttataccgtgtggtcgcaatgttaggcgttccgaacgcgttctacgcgaacgacgcgttagggtagcataagctacctaaacgggtcgtgatggaccgtaagcacttagattaggtttcattttagtatgtaggctttgctaagccatatcacacaagtctccatactcgtttggtttacgaacccgcgtactgtccgatccttccgatttggtccggtatattaacatagctacctattaggtgccgtttgatatcccgtgatctttagcattatctggttgttatacaaggaactcaaagcaatctcaggtgagtacattgaacccctcttttactgttttccaaactgttttggggtgaagcatgtgtacctatctgttattttcatgatttcaaagtataattgattatacatatcttttaacaaactgattgattatctatggtttaaacactgatttctcaaagattacaaaagtaattgttggaatagtacttattttgttcaccagaccgattggtagtatgatatagcgctataggactagacaccccattcctgttgtcatggaatgtctgaaaccaatttgtttctccatccaaatagggatttcctttgtggtatccttatagtctcaaaggtgtagtttgatgcaccaggtctgaatgaattcttaaatcgcacctttaaagtatattttgatatactcccaaaaagtatagtttgatatactctcatgtgtggtattgtacagaaccaacatatattttgtaatcatccaaagcatattgtgatatgttacttacataactaaaacatagtttaatatgttatttatcacatccaaagcatatactgatatgttagttacaaaactaaaacatggtttaatgtgttatttataaatccaaggtatacttgtaatatactactgaaaactattattttgaacaactaaagtatatttaatatgctatctatcaaacgatttggttttggttagtgtttagataacggaacgagtgtaatgtgatgaaaacatggtagatacgccgctggtacttcttatatataagtgttttcaatgcattacataccgtggcgttatttagtacacttgggttaacaatattggaactgaaatatattttaatatattacttattcaactttcttaaaaccaaggtatattttatatataccataaacgttttattaaaacattgtttttcaaacaacttaacttatataaactcattttacatggttattcagttaaccatacattattctcttatttatacatatcatctgatcctatcgtttttcaaatgatttacaagacaaagcaaatttacagagttcatgactaaacattttctcaaacataagtcatgaactccgttttcacaaaacctatgtatctcacaggcatttttatgctgacgtacctatttttacacatgtttcaggtgctgtcttgagatgattgttgatacatgctacatttaggatggactcgtgccttagcaactttaaaacttggaagatcgtagttgtacttatgtgattgtaatagaacaacgagttcatttaatcaataaaacaatattcaaatttccatgtgttatgaaacaatgattc
This genomic interval carries:
- the LOC118485597 gene encoding glucan endo-1,3-beta-glucosidase 12-like isoform X2, whose product is MLFTSAFNRLSFYSSPVSSRVYSRPSSPTRVNLHGLAPVTSSSVKFSLASRSGSPNRSATLGLRGQFRVRILEKGGACFLPDNLINHASIAMNIYYQCKGRNPWNCHFGNSGLITLTDPSYGGCPYA
- the LOC118485597 gene encoding glucan endo-1,3-beta-glucosidase 12-like isoform X1 is translated as MLFTSAFNRLSFYSSPVSSRVYSRPSSPTRVNLHGLAPVTSSSVKFSLASRSGSPNRSATVSSREKLGLRGQFRVRILEKGGACFLPDNLINHASIAMNIYYQCKGRNPWNCHFGNSGLITLTDPSYGGCPYA